One Tepidimicrobium xylanilyticum genomic window, GTTAATAACAGTCCCAATATTCCTGATTTTATAAACAGGGATCAGATTCAGATAACACAGGGAGAGAAACATAGGGTATTAAAGGATGAAAGGCTTTTAAATGGTTACTTAATCCGATATAGGGGTAAACCTACTAAGGAAATTGTAAAGAGAATCCATATAGAAAGATTTGAGATAGATATTTTAAAGTTCATAGAGAAAGATTATAAATATAGTGACTATATGGATAGAGAAACTTATATACTATTTGATTATCATGAAGGACAGCTTATTAGGTGCAAAACTTATGATATAACTAGATATGTGGAGAGGGAGGGATAATTTTGAACCTATTCGAAGATATCCTTTTAGTAAATAAAAGAACATTTAAGAAGAGCGTAAAAAGCTTTAGAAATAACTGGATTTTAATTTTTACAGGTATTGTTTATGGGTTTATAAACATGGCCTTGACTTTGCTTATAAGCACCTTTTTCACGGGGATATTATCATTTTTAGCGGGTCTGGTAGTTGCTATCGCAAGTAGTAGCCTTATATCTAACTACTTATACCTTCTGTTTAATATAATAAATTACGATAAGATAACCTGGGCTGACTTTAAAGAGGGATTTAAATTTTTTCTTTGGAAGGTATATGGGATATTCTTTATATTTTGGCTTGGTAGCTTTCTTTTATCTGCCTTTGTAGAAGTTATAGGGGTTAATCCTCAATTGCTAGCAACCATAGTAACAGTTTTGGTTATTGTTGGATTGAACCCATTACCAGAAACTGTCTATCAAAAAACTTTATCGTCAGGTGAAAGCATAGGATATGCTTTAGAATTTATGAAGGACAATTGGATTAACTGGCTAATTCCTAATGTAGCATTTAATATTTTAATTTATCTACTGACTAATAATTGGGCAATAAAAATGTTCAGCACTCACTTAAACTTTAATTTTGATATATCAATAAAAGGTATAATATTTTATATATTTAGCCAATGTCTCTTTTCTTTTATGATGATTTACAGAGGACATTTATTCAAATTATTGAGTACCAGTACACCAAGGAAAAGAATGTATATAAGCAAATTTTATGATTAAGGTGATAAGATGAAAATAGTAGATGAGTATTTTATTAAAAAAGCTGAAAAAGTTTCTTTTGTTCAACTTAAGAGGGGGGCTAAAATAAACGTTGACAATTATACCATTGATGATAAGATTCCCTTGCCTATTATAACTGATACTTTAGTTGAAGAAATTAAAGAAGGCAGTTTACAGGAAGAATTACAAATGGCTCATATAGTAGATGGGATTATATATATTCTAGGTATTGATAAAGATTTTAGATACAAGGAAGAGTACAAGAATATACTTTATAATTATAATTCAAAGATTGAAAATTATATTTTGTATAGAGGTCTTGGTTTGGCTGAAAAGGAAAGGTTAGAAGAAGCTTCAATAGTCTTTAGAGCACTGGTAAACTTAAATCCTAAAAATGTAGAAGGTCTATTTAACTATGCTTTATCTTTGGAAGATATTGGTAAGAAATATATCGATATGGATAACAAGGATAAAGGGGAGGCTTTTCTGCTAGAGGCTACTAACTTAATGGAAACTATTTTGGACATTGAAGAAAACTTTCCATTAGCCTATTATAAACTAGGATATTACTACAAATATTTCCAACAGTTTCAAAAGTCGAAACTTATATGGGAAAAGTATTTAAAATTAGACGAAGATCCTGAAAGGCTTAATGAGATCAGAGAAGAATTGCACCTAATAGAAGATGATGCAAACTATGAAGTAGGTATAAACTATCTAACTATTGGTCAATATGAAAGGGCTCTAGAAAAACTAATGCCATTATCATATAAGTATGAAGAATGGTGGAATATATTTTATCTAGTAGGATTGGCCTATAAGGGACTAGGGGAGTATGAAGAAGCCATAGACTTCTTTTATAAAGCTTTAGATTTGGGTGGAACTGATGTCAATATTTATAATGAACTTGGAATATGCTTGTATCTAGTAGGAAATATAAAAGAGGCTATTAGCATATTTGGTCAGGGAATAAATCAAAATAATAAGGATTATTGGATAATATTCAACAGGGGATTAGCCTATTTAAAATTAGGAATTATGGACAAGGCCAAAAAAGATATTGAAAAAGCATATAAATTAAATCCCAACGATGATATAGTAAAAGATCATTATGAAAAAATAAAGGGTATTTTTAAAAGGTAGGGGGGTATACTATGAAAATAAATAAGTTAGACCAGTTATTAGAGGTTAAGCATGATGAAAAGATGAAATTAGCTGTGATAGCAAGTCATGACGATGGAGTTTTAGAAGCAATAGTTAAAGCAAGTGAAATTGGAATAATTGAGCCTATTTTAATAGGAGATGAGATTAAAACCAAGGAAATAGCAAAGGAGTTAAAAATTAATGTAGGTAAATATGAGATAATCCATGAGCCAGAGTTAGAAAAAGCTGCTCAATTAGGAGTA contains:
- a CDS encoding tetratricopeptide repeat protein, with translation MKIVDEYFIKKAEKVSFVQLKRGAKINVDNYTIDDKIPLPIITDTLVEEIKEGSLQEELQMAHIVDGIIYILGIDKDFRYKEEYKNILYNYNSKIENYILYRGLGLAEKERLEEASIVFRALVNLNPKNVEGLFNYALSLEDIGKKYIDMDNKDKGEAFLLEATNLMETILDIEENFPLAYYKLGYYYKYFQQFQKSKLIWEKYLKLDEDPERLNEIREELHLIEDDANYEVGINYLTIGQYERALEKLMPLSYKYEEWWNIFYLVGLAYKGLGEYEEAIDFFYKALDLGGTDVNIYNELGICLYLVGNIKEAISIFGQGINQNNKDYWIIFNRGLAYLKLGIMDKAKKDIEKAYKLNPNDDIVKDHYEKIKGIFKR